The Homo sapiens chromosome 16, GRCh38.p14 Primary Assembly genome includes the window TTAGCCACATGATGATTGGCCACAGCTGCTGGGACAATGAGATGAAGAAACAATTTACCTTCTTCTTTGTGCCACAAAAGAAATCCTTTCTCCGTTCCACCCTCTACCCCAATCTTCAACCCTGCTCCCCCTTGGCCAGGGTTCTCTGTTTTGCAGAGATGAGAGCTGGTTTTATTGAGCACTGACCCTGCCCTGAGCACATGCGGCATTCTTGCCATACACAGTCTCATCAGCTGGAGTTTACTTGCTTCCTTTGACTCAgggggaaaccaaggctcagagaagtgacagCACCTTGTTCAAGGACACGCAGATGATCTGGTCCAAATTGTGATGCTCCTGCTGCCACACCACAATGATTTTTGCATCTGCTGCCCTGTCATCTGGTCAGAAACaccctaattttctttctttttttaatttaaagcattttttattttttaattttaggtgtgtgtgtgtgtgtgtgtgtgtgtgtgtgtgtgtatactttttttttttttgagacggagtcttgctttgtcacccaggctgatgtgcagtggcatgatcttggctcactgcaccctccgcctcctgggttcaagcgattctcctgccttagcctcctgagtagctgggattacaggcatgtgccacgacccctggctaatttttgtatttttagtagagatggagttttaccatgtaggccaggctggtcttgaactcctgacctcaggtgatccgcctgccttggcctcccaaagtgctgggattacaggcatgagccaccgcgcccggcctgatatatatatttctggatgacgtgagatattttgatacaggcatgcaatgcataataatcacatcaaggtaaatgaGGTCTCCATCCCCGCAATCATTTATCCTTTCTGTTACAAATGATCCATTCTACTcttgtagttattttattttttagtttattattgagttggagtctcactctgttgcccaggctggagtgcagtggcttgattttggctcactgcaacctccgtctcctggattcaagtgattctcctgccttagcctcctgagtatctgagattacagatgtgtgccagcacgcctggctactttttttgtatttttagtagagacagggtttcaccatgttgcccatgctggtcttgaactcctgacctcagatgatcctcctgccttggcctcccaaagtgctggaattacaggtgtgagccactgtgtccagcctcttttagttattttaaaatgtacaattaaattattattgactatagtcaccctgttgtgctatcaaatagatattattctttctgtttttttgtacccattaaccatccccatttcccccacccaCTGTCCTTCCTAGCCTCTAGTAACCTTCCATCTACTCTATATGTTCATGAgttacattgttttaatttttagctttcacaaataagtgagaatatgtaaagtttgtctttctgtgcctggcttatttcacttaacatccatgttgttgaaaatgacagtacctcattcttttttatggctgcatagtacttcattgtgtatatataccacattttctttatcagttcgtctgttgatggacacttaggttgcttccaaatcttgtttattgtgaacagtgctgtaataaTCATGGGAGTGCAGAGATCTCTTCCatgtactgattttctttcttcctaagtTTTTTGCTTGTGTTCGGGCGTGTGATTTGTGCAGAACTGACTCTACTCCGAGGCTGGGTGGGTGAATGAGGCCTGGCCAACGAATACGTTCTGGTCTTTTGGCTACCATGGCAGGGTTAGGAATGCACATAGCACCCCATGCTGGGTACTTGAGAGCTGGAACCATCGGGAGATTCTGCTGGCTTTGCTACATGCTAGAATGTAAGTGTGAAGGTATTGGTGGCTCTTCTTGCCACTCCATTGGAGAATCAAGCTAACATGGCAGAGCCAAGAGGCAGAAGTGGAGATCTGGTGATGGTACCTGGTCCCAGGCCTGGATCAGTCATGCCTGGGAGATCCCATGGGTATGAGCTAATAAATGCATGAGCTAATGAACCCCCTTGACTTACCCTTTTCATTAAGCTAGTGTGAACTGAGGTTTTATGGCTTTAAACCAGAGCCCTAGTTTTAAATCATGATTCCTCTACTGGATTTTATACTCTTctagttttgggtttttgtttgtttgtttgttttttggcagaTAGCAGACAATTGGATATTCCAATGACAATATGGCCCATCTTCCCTAAACTCCCACTGTTTTCCCCACTGTTTCTCTCAGAAAGTTTGTTCTGAATTTGCCTGAGATGAACTCGGGCTCTGCACTCCCAAGCTTTGTGGCCCTGAGGCCGTCATTCCCTTCTCCTAGCCTTAGTctccctcatctttaaaatgggacgGCTAGAATTCATCATTGGCTGGGGCAcattggctcaagcctgtaatcccagcactttgggaggcttaggtggaaagatcgcttgagcccaggagtttgagaccagccttgggaacataatgagactttgtttctatttctatttaaaaaaataaagaacccaTCACTGTGAACTCTTGTGAGAATCCAGTGAGGAGACGTGTGTAAGTgcctgccacagtgcctggcacatggttggAACCCCAGAATGTATATGGTCCCAGTATTATTGTTTCTATGCTGTGTCCCAAAAAGCTGACTTATGTCAACTGTGGGAGCCCACCATTTCAGAAATTACTGAATAACCTGTGGAATTTCCCCTTAGTTACAAAGGTTACTCTTTTAAAAACTCTGTCCTCGgtcaggcgctgtggctcacgcctgtaatcccagcactttgggaggccgaggcgggtgagtcacttgaggtcaggcatttgagatgagcctggccaacatattgaaaccttgtctctactaaaaatacaaaaattagctgggcatggtggcacatgcctgtaatcccagctacttgggaggctgaggtatgggaatcgattgaacccggaggtggaggttgtagtgagccaagatcgtgccactgcactccagcctgggcaatagagcaagactctgtctcagaatgaacaaacaaaaaataaaaactctgtcCTTAAGGACAGGGTGATGCTTCTCTACCTTCTCCTTTAGGGGCAGGATGGAGTAACCACTGGACTGAAGAAATGATCTGTGAgtccagacgtggtggctcatgcctctaatcccagcattttaggaggctgaggtcagagaattgctcgagccgaggagttcaagatcagcctgggcaacaaagcatgatgttgtctccacaaaaataaaataatgaagtaaaatatCTGAAACCTGCTGCAGCCTGTTCATTGGTGTTAAGATAACTCCCTCTCCCAGAAGCCTTGGCTAAGCACACTGTCGAGGCCAGTGCTTCTCAATAGGTGGGTGACTTTGTCCTCCTCACCCCCAGGGACACTTGgtaatatctggagacattttgggttaCTGCAATTGGATGGTATGCTACTGGCACCTATGggcagaagccagggatgctgtttCACACCCTGCAGCAAACAAGACAGCCCTGTCCACCCAACAAAGAATTGTCTGGCCACAACATTACTAAAGCTGAGGCTGAGGGAAGTTGGTCTAGGCTACATGTTTTTCTCTTTACAGAGAAAATGACCCATCATGTCTCCTAATAGAGAAACGCTGCTTCCGGCCGAATGACaagagctcacgcctgtaatcccgacactttgggaggccaaggcaggtggatcacttgaggtcaggagctcgagaccagcctggccaacatggtgaaacctcgtctctactaaaaatacaaaaatttttagtagaaatttagtagaaatttttagtagaaatttagTAGAAATTTAGAataagccaggtgtagtggcacacacctgtaatcccagctacacaggaagcagaggcaggagaagtgcttgaacccgagaggcagaaattgcagtgagctgagatcatgccacttcattccagtctgggcgacagagcaagcctctcaaaaaaaaaaaaaaaaaaaaaaaaaaaaaagctgcttccCAGATTGGGCAACAGAAATACGAGTGGTGTGCAGAATGAGTGTGTAAATATAGGTGCATAGGAACATGGGGAGGGTGAATCCATGACATGAGGGGAGGTGTGCACGGAGGGGTATGTGTGCACACAGGTGTGTCTGTGcccaggttgtgtgtgtgtgcgtgcatgcatgtaCTTGTGCGATGTATGAATCAGTGCCTATAAGTGTGTGCATCGTGTGCAAGTGGCACGTGTGATGTGGGCCTGTAAGACAGGAAATTGTGTTGATAAGAAATGTATGGGATGATGGGTACTGACAGGTGCGGGAGTGGATTTTGTGTCTCTAGAGTGTAAGTGACTGGCTTGTGTGTGTCACTGTATAGAGAATAAGTTGTATGTGGAaacaggaggagaaaggaagggacccaaggcatgagccaccattttGGTTTCCCAGGGTGGCCCACGCCCCGACTTACCGCTCCGGAGGCCTGCTGGGCAGCGTTGGTAGCTGGCAAGACAAAGCAGAGAAGCCAGTAACCAAACAGCACTCCAGATGACTGGACTCCCTTTTTCCTCTCGGTGTGAATCAGGAACACTGCGAAGCTCTGGACGGGAAAGTCAGGGAGGCCCCTtaggggagggtgggaggctgaggggagccTCTTCTCTTCCCCTTGTTCTCCACTGTGGCAGGCAAAGCAGCAGCTGGGAGGAAGCCGGGCTCCAGACTGAAGGCATCATTACCATCGTGGTGAGCCACACAGTAGGATGAATGAGGAATTCTGGGGCCTCAGGCGTTCCCTGTTGGATTTTCCAAAGAGCGACAGCCACGCTGGAGGTACACAGGACTATGAGGGCGAATCCAAGCACCTGAGGATACAGGCTTAGATAAGCTTGGGGGGCAATAAGAGAGGTCACAGCAAACTGGTAGGCGGCCCCATGTCCAACTGGGAGCTGGTTCTGCAACATCCTGGCTGATACTGAGTATACCAGGGTCACCAGCTAGCAACGTGCCAATGTGAACAATGTGTAAAGGGCATTGCAGATCACTCCTGACCTGTAACTGTCATATAAATAATGCACAGGAAGGGCTTGAGCCAACCGAGTGTTTTCCAAAATGCAGGAAGTGCTCCAATCGTGCACATATGAGATGACTGTGGGTATGGAGAAACAGCAGGAAATGAAATGTACTCACCAGGTAAAAAACTATCCTTTCTCCAAGTCATTTTTCAATCCCTGCTATGAAATCAAGGAGCAACTCTCTGTTGGGCCAGTAAGTCTCTAGGGTCTCTCTAATATATTTTGGTTTCTCtattgaataaaagaaaggaagaaaatgagagaacGTGGGCACACCAGAGGGAAGGCCAGAGCTAGGTTACGTTGGAGGAACTGCTCAAAGAACCTCAGTTTAAAGCAGAAGTTGGCAAACTATCAatcatcaaagaaaaacaaaaagcatatgtCATGACaggtgaaaattacatgaaatccaaatttcagtgactacaaataaagttttattgaaacgcagtcggccgggggtggtggcttacacctgtaatcccagcactttggcaggccaaggcaggcagatcacctgaggtcaggagttggagaccagcctggccaacatggcgaaaccctgtttctactaaaaatacaaaaaaatagcgaggtgtgggggtgggcacctgtaatcccagctactcgggaagctgaggcaggagaatcacttgaacccaggaggcggaggttgcagtgagccgagatcgcaccattgcactccagcctgggtaacaagagcaaaactgcatctcaaaaaaaaaaaacaaacaaaaaagtaacacAGTCATGACTATTGTCTATGGTTATGACTATTGCGTTCATTCTGGAATGGCAGAGTTCAGTGTTCGGAAGGAAGATTACCTGGCTCACAAAGTCTCAAATACTGTGTACCGCTTGGCTCTttaagtttgccaacccctgggtTGGTGGCGGGtgataatgtaaaaattaatacaatggCAGAAGAATGAATGAACTCTGAAGAACATTCTTTGGAAGCCTACAAGAATGGAGTAGAAGAGGATGGATGAGCAGAAAGGCTCACACTTGGAATGCCAGTGTTTATTTAACACACTAAGGTAAATACATATCACATATAAAAATTGTCCTATAATACAGCCAGTGGgggaacataaaaataaatgcataactttttaaaaggttCATCCTAATGTGGCTCTAAAATTACCTTGTGTATCCAAGAGTCTACATGGTATGTTTTGGAAAATGCCAGGTTATGGTAGCTATAAACTGTCCAGGAACATGGGAGTGTATGCGTATGTTTGCGCATGCGTGGATTTTCGGAATTACAAAATCTGTTTGGGAGAACCGTGTTCCACTGAGTTGACCTCTGTAGCCTTTCTAATATTGCTCTGTTTGATTAACAGATTCCCTTCTACACCCCGATAGGAGGAGTCTACTTTAAGACTTCACCAGGTTCCAGCCTGTCCCCTGCCTCCCCCGAACATTGCCTGGTTCCAGGCTCCCAGGGATGGCAGCTACCATCTTGGCTTTGAAGAGTGGGGACATCCGGAGGTAGCCCCGGCCATGGTGGTGGATGAAGAGGAGGTAGATGGGACCAAGGACCCAGAGGTACATGGGGGGTACCCAGACCCCTGCTGTTCTCAGGAAGCACAGGCTCAGCAGGCTGGTGGCGGCAGGTTCAGGCTCTGTCTGGTTCCAGACCTGAGGGAACACAAAGAGGACCCTTAGGATGGTACAAGGCAGGGGTCCCCAGCTCACCTGCCCAGGGGGCCAGGCAACTTTTTGGATCTTTAACATTTACACAAAAATGTACCAAGTACTCTTTGGAATACCTACTAATTCTCAATTCCTTTCATCCTGACATTAACCCTAGGTAGTTGCAATTATATTGAtttgcagatgaagaagctgaggaccagagaggttgagtaactttgCTGACTTTACCCAGCTGAGGAGTGgaagggctgggatttgaacccagggaacTGGGCCATGTGGTCTAGGAGACCTGGGCTCCATAATCATTGCTAGGCATGGACTGTCagttaatccttataacaactcCAGGACGCAGACAGTACTGTCTCCATTTCAGAAACCAGCAGACTGAGGCACCAGTCGGGGAACTGCCTCCCCCAGGGACACACAAATGGGAAGTGGCAAAGCTGACTCTGACCCAGGCTTATCTGACCCCAAACCTCGTTCGACTGGTGGTCTTGATgtatgatttgtttttattttttattattaattaatttatgttttagagacagggtctcactctgttgcccaggctgaagtggcacaatcaaagCTCAACAAAGCTTcgaatttcctgggctcaagcaatcctcccacctcggcctcccagagtgctgggattacaggcataagcagcctcaccaggcctggctaattttttttttttatgttttgtagagatgggggtctctctatgctggtctcgaactcctggtctcaagcaatcctcctgcctcagcctcctaggtactgggattacaggcaagagccaccggcCCAGCTTGATCTGTTATTTTCATCTCAGCAGGTCTGCTGGTCCTATCTAACCCTAGAAGAAATTTGAAGTTTAGTGGACGTGGCCTCTTCAATTCTCTCTCCGCTGTCTTTTTACTCCTCCTGGTTTCACAACTCACCGGCTGTGCAAACTTTAAcctctctgtatctcagtttccttCCCTGTAAAAGGGGGAAAACGAGACTCTACCTCTATGAGTTGTATTAAATGGATTAATAGCAGCAAAGTTCATAGCAGCATGGCACAAGGTTGGGCACAAGGCTAGGCACAGAGAAAGCCCTCAGTTCATTGCCAGTTTATTGCTTCAACTCCCTGGCCCTCGAAATGCTGGCAGTttgcaacccccacccccactccatgAACTCCACTCCCTGGAGTCCTTTGCTAAGAGCAATGGAAAAAGAAACCAGAGAGGTAAGGGCTCTCCGGGGGTAGGAGGGCTTGGGGGACCCACTAGCTTTATGCAAAGAAGAGTCAAagcccctagtagctgggaggtCTGGTGGCCCCTTAAATAGAGCTGGGCTCTCGGCTGCTGGCTTGGTGAAAGAAATCCAACCCGCTGCAGTGAGGGGGCCGGAGTAAGTCTCCTCGCTTCCCGGGTCCAGGAATTTGGGggtctctcctctccccagtATCGCAGCCCGAGAGATCTGCAGCCAAACCAAGCCTGGAAAAGGAGAGTGGGGCGCGATGGGGGGCACTCACCCCCTGCCCCGCGCAGGGCTCAGCAGGCGCGGCCATCGGCGCCTTCTGTCGTCGTGGGTCCCAGCGTCTGTCTGTCGCTAAGTCTCTGGGCAGACTGCTCGGCCGCGATCCTGCCGGAGAAGAGGCGGGGCTGGGCTGGTCGGGCTGGGCTGGTCCGGCTGGGATTCGAGCTCCGGGATCGGGAGGCCCCGGGCAAGGTCCAGCTGCGCGGCGGGAGTGAGGCCACGGGAGGTGAAAACAGGcgaggtgggggatgggggaagagAGGCGCTCGGGGAGCTGGGACGGGCACCGGGTTGGGGGGTCCCGGAACCCCTGAAAGTTCAGTGACACCTCCATAGTTCCCTCTTCCCCCTGCAACAAGAATCACTCCAGACTTCCTAAACACTTTGGACCCAGCAATTTCCAGGAGTTCATCCTGATGAGAGAACTGAAAGGTGTGCACACGTTAGTAACAAGGAGGCCTGGTGACCGCCTAAGCGTCCAATCGCGGGGACCACCGGGTCGAGGCCGAGAGGATGGAGACCGCGTCACAGGCACCTCGCTGCTGGAATGGAGGGTGGTGGGGAGAACTTAGAAGATTATGCAATGGGCTGGCAGGGCTATACCCAGCCGCCCTGGTAAGCAGAAACTCAAGAAACCTCTAGGGTCCTGTTTTCTGGTCGTATGATCCCAGGAGTGCACATGGGCCCCTCGGGTGTCTGAACAGAAGGGCATAGGAGGGAGGGCCGCAGCCCTGCAGTCTTACTCTGCTGGTGTAGCGGTCACCTGCCaactcccaccccaccctgcacCGCGGGCTCCTGAGTCGGCAGattaagcattttataaattctattttaaatacgTGTTTTAAACTTGTCAGATATTTGTCTTCATTTCAGTCCCTGCGCCTCTACCTCTTGCTGTGGTCGCTTATTTAACACTGGGGGGCTACGTTCTGCTAAGTCCCAGGGAGAGACTGTTCCTAATATCCGAGGgagatattattcctaatatcacGCTGGGTGAACACCACGTGTGTACAGCCTCTGATACGATTGGTAATATCCAAGGGAGATATTATCCTAACATCCCAGTGGGTGAACACCATGTGTGTAAACGCTGTGGTATTATTAGAAATATCCaagggagatattactcctaatatcacagtgggtgtacatcctgtgatattattcgtaatatctgAAGGAGAttttactcctaatatcacagtgggagtacacactgtgatattatttgtaatatccgaGGGAGAttttactcctaatatcacagtagGTGTAcaacctgtgatattattcataatatgcTAGAGATATATTACTCCAAATCTCATGGTGGGTGTACACTCTGTCATAGAATTCGTGATATCCTAGGGAGTTATTACCGCTAATATCACAGTGAgagtacaccctgtgatattattcatactATCCTAGAaagatattacttttaatatcacagagggtgtacaccctgtgatattattcataatattctatgAAGATATAACTCCTGATATAACCGTAGgtgtataccctgtgatattatttgttatATCCTAGGGAGATACTACACCTAATaccacagtgggtgtacaccctgtgatatgatttgtaatatcctagggagatataaCTCCTAATATCACAGAGGGAGTACACCctgtaatattattcataatatcctagaaaGATAATACTttcaatatcacagtgggtgtacactctgtgataatATTCGTAATTTCCTAGGGAGATACTACTCCTAATATCACCTTGAGTGTACACTgcgtgatattattcgtaatatcgtAGGGAGCTATTGCTTTTAATTTCACAGTGGGTGTATACCctatgatattattcataatatcttaaGAAGGTAGTACTCCTAAAATCACAGTGCCtgtacacactgtgatattattcataatattctaggGAGATGTTACTCCTAATCTCATAGTGGGTGTACACCTTGTGATACTATTTGTAATGTTCTAGAAAGATATTCCttttaatatcacagtgggtgtacaccctgtgatatgaTTCGAAATATTCTAGGgcgatattactcctaatatcccAGTGAATTTACACCATGCGTGTACACGCTGTGACCTCCCAGAAAGATAtgactcctaatatcacagtgggggtACACCCTGTGCTATTATTTGTAATACCCTATGGATATCATAATATCACAATGAACGTACACCATTGTGTACAtgctgtgatattatttgtaatatttttgggTGATATTACCCCTAATGTCACAGTGCGTGTACATCttttgatattatttgtaatattctgtGGAGATATTGcccctaatatcacagtgggtgtatacTCTTTGATACTATTCGTAACATCCTGGAAGATATTATCCATATTGTCacggtgggtgtacaccctgtgatattattcgttaTATTCTGGGGATATACTATTACCCCTAATATACTGTGGGTGtaccccctgtgatattattcactATATCTTGGAGATATAATATTAcccctaatatcacagtgggtgtatacTTTGTGATATTATTCATTATATCCTGAAGagatattatttcctttaatatcaCAGTGCAtgtacaccttgtgatattatttgttATATCCTGGGGAGATACTACTATATTACTCCTAGTATCACAGTGGCTGTACGCCTTGTGATACTATTCATTATATCCTGGGGAGATattattactcctaatatcacagtaagtgtataccctgtgatattattcataatatcctggGAGATATTACCCATAttgtcacagtgggtgtacatcctgtaatat containing:
- the ABCC6 gene encoding URG7 protein isoform 2 (isoform 2 is encoded by transcript variant 2), which produces MAAPAEPCAGQGVWNQTEPEPAATSLLSLCFLRTAGVWVPPMYLWVLGPIYLLFIHHHGRGYLRMSPLFKAKMVAAIPGSLEPGNVRGRQGTGWNLVKS